In a genomic window of Phycodurus eques isolate BA_2022a chromosome 2, UOR_Pequ_1.1, whole genome shotgun sequence:
- the tox3 gene encoding TOX high mobility group box family member 3 gives MDVGFYPNAGGNAIPGESPNLDFSHCLGYYNFNKFQNNNNYMNMSEANTALLTAGDTFHTPSLGDEEFEIPPITPPPEMESGLGLSDGDSPFHTMPEPPAHHRGSLIPQFPPQSLDLPSITISRNMMEQEGMGISNSQPMNVGPAHLRHYAANPAMLMKSIANMSGPNGMISRNQLTTINQSHLNTQLNLNMGGHSIVHTSPSPPASKSATPSPSSSINEDDQDDSNRVVGEKRPAPIDPTKKPKTPKKKKKKDPNEPQKPVSAYALFFRDTQAAIKGQNPNATFGEVSKIVASMWDGLGEEQKQVYKSKTEAAKKEYLKALAAYRASLVSKAAAESAEAQTIRSVQQTLASTSLSPGLVMPSPLNQHPSMPSASQALQQALPRAIAPKPLQMRLGGSPIVTSVTVSHQNMSPGMPQMLGQMGSAVTMPHPAPVSQMSPPMQHQQQHTMQQQMQQHLQHHQMQQQQMHHQQIQQQMQHQHFQHHLQQQLQQHHIHHQQQQQQQQQHLQMQHMQMQQQMHQQQIQHLQQHQSQCSPPQHSPGTPLSVGSASLGSPQPAPQQQNPPPPQHPSQIQTHAQVLSQVSIF, from the exons ACCTTTCACACACCCAGTCTGGGGGACGAGGAGTTTGAGATTCCTCCCATCACACCTCCACCAGAAATGGAGTCCGGCCTTGGCCTGTCTGACGGTGATTCTCCTTTCCATACCATGCCGGAGCCTCCGGCCCACCACAGGGGCTCCCTGATCCCTCAGTTTCCCCCTCAGAGCTTGGATCTGCCCTCCATCACCATCTCGCGCAACATGATGGAGCAGGAAGGGATGGGGATCAGCAACAGCCAACCGATG AATGTTGGACCAGCCCATCTCCGCCACTACGCGGCTAACCCAGCCATGCTGATGAAGTCCATCGCCAATATGAGCGGCCCCAACGGGATGATCTCGCGGAATCAGCTGACCACCATCAACCAGTCACATCTCAACACGCAACTGAACCTGAACATGGGCGGACACAGCATTGTCCACACTTCGCCATCGCCACCGGCCAGCAAGTCCGCTACACCGTCACCCTCCAGCTCCATCAACGAAGATGACCAAGACGACAGCAACAGG GTGGTCGGCGAAAAGCGACCGGCACCCATCGATCCCACTAAAAAGCCCAAGacgcccaaaaagaaaaagaagaaggatCCCAACGAGCCTCAGAAGCCGGTGTCGGCTTACGCTCTATTTTTCCGAGACACGCAGGCCGCCATCAAGGGTCAGAACCCCAACGCCACCTTTGGCGAAGTATCCAAGATCGTAGCGTCCATGTGGGACGGTCTTGGGGAGGAGCAAAAACAG GTgtacaaaagcaaaacagaagCTGCCAAGAAGGAGTACTTGAAGGCCCTGGCAGCATATCGCGCTAGTCTGGTCTCCAAG GCGGCGGCGGAATCCGCAGAGGCGCAGACGATCCGGTCTGTGCAGCAGACCCTGGCCTCCACCAGCCTCTCTCCGGGCCTGGTAATGCCTTCGCCTCTCAATCAGCACCCCTCCATGCCTTCGGCCTCACAGGCCCTCCAGCAAGCCCTACCCCGAGCCATCGCCCCCAAACCCCTACAGATGAGACTAGGAGGCAGTCCAATCGTCACCTCAGTCACTGTTTCCCACCAGAACATGTCCCCGGGGATGCCCCAAATGCTCGGCCAGATGGGCTCCGCCGTGACCATGCCGCATCCTGCACCCGTGTCCCAGATGAGCCCGCCCATGCAACATCAGCAGCAGCATACCATGCAGCAGCAAATGCAGCAGCACCTCCAGCACCACCagatgcagcagcagcagatgcACCACCAACAGATCCAGCAGCagatgcagcatcagcacttcCAGCACCACCTCCAGCAGCAGCTCCAACAGCACCACAtccaccaccaacaacaacaacagcagcagcagcagcacttgCAAATGCAGCACATGCAAATGCAGCAGCAAATGCATCAGCAGCAAATCCAACATCTCCAACAACACCAGTCCCAGTGTTCCCCACCGCAGCACTCGCCCGGTACGCCCCTTTCTGTGGGCTCTGCGTCACTCGGCAGCCCCCAGCCGGCCCCCCAGCAGCAGAACCCTCCACCGCCGCAACACCCCTCTCAGATCCAGACCCACGCCCAGGTCCTTTCCCAAGTCAGTATTTTCTGA